A window of the Pelagicoccus enzymogenes genome harbors these coding sequences:
- a CDS encoding GldG family protein: MSESFQSNRISDRFQALLQIVLVFLILVAVNYIGMRTYQRYDLTEGNIYSLSPETKAYLAQLQQPIEAIVTISESSDEPGLTDILKDVKLLLREYEYATRDQGKNRVTVEYLNVYSQTSRARSLGIDSPNVIVFKSGTRQRQVRIDELYKIQNSELREFLGENVFTRSILEIVETSEPVLYFTTGHGEFSASNVTASTGASALFNELKSRSFTTRSIDLSTAERIPEDASLIVIAAPKARLLPQERLLLETYLNKRAGRVLVLLEPGRDHGLDDLFFEWGILSEDTLVIERDPNYIINGGDLMIRRFSEHALTSSLFQQGIPVITDRAASVREDPGRPIDDSLKVSELLATSDQSWAERQYRQSTRPTYDPTIDVPGPVKIAAISERQVDSSLGISLPGGKLTVIGTSNFISNQRIQASGNLYLILNAINYSVDRYTRLNIPPRPIKKVKLDLSLEQLHLARYLIWFAPPAVLGLLGLLVYISRRN, translated from the coding sequence GTGTCAGAATCTTTCCAGTCCAACCGCATCTCCGATCGCTTCCAGGCGCTCCTGCAGATCGTACTCGTTTTCCTGATACTCGTAGCGGTCAACTACATCGGCATGCGCACCTACCAGCGCTATGACCTCACGGAGGGAAACATCTATTCCCTCTCCCCCGAAACCAAAGCCTACCTCGCCCAACTCCAGCAGCCCATCGAGGCCATCGTCACGATCTCCGAAAGCAGCGACGAGCCCGGCCTCACCGACATACTCAAAGACGTAAAACTCCTTCTTCGCGAATACGAATACGCCACTCGCGACCAAGGCAAGAACCGCGTCACCGTCGAATACCTCAACGTCTATTCCCAAACCAGCCGCGCCCGCTCCCTCGGCATCGACTCCCCCAACGTCATCGTCTTCAAGTCCGGCACCCGCCAACGCCAAGTCCGCATCGACGAACTCTACAAAATCCAAAACTCCGAACTACGAGAATTCCTCGGAGAAAACGTATTCACGCGATCAATACTCGAAATTGTCGAAACCTCCGAGCCCGTCCTCTACTTCACGACCGGCCATGGCGAATTCTCTGCCAGCAACGTCACCGCTTCTACCGGCGCTTCCGCTCTTTTCAACGAACTCAAGTCCCGCAGCTTCACGACCCGCTCCATCGACCTCAGCACTGCCGAACGCATCCCCGAAGACGCATCGCTCATCGTCATCGCCGCTCCCAAGGCCCGCCTGCTGCCACAAGAGCGCCTGCTCCTTGAAACCTATCTCAACAAAAGAGCTGGACGCGTGCTTGTCCTCCTCGAGCCCGGCCGCGACCACGGACTGGACGACCTTTTCTTCGAATGGGGTATCCTCTCAGAGGATACACTCGTCATCGAGCGCGACCCCAATTACATCATCAACGGAGGCGACCTCATGATCCGCCGCTTCTCCGAGCACGCCCTCACCAGCTCCCTTTTCCAACAAGGCATCCCCGTCATCACCGACCGAGCCGCTTCCGTCCGCGAAGATCCCGGCCGCCCTATCGACGACTCGCTCAAAGTCAGCGAATTGCTCGCCACCTCCGACCAAAGCTGGGCAGAACGCCAGTACCGCCAGAGCACCCGACCTACCTACGATCCGACCATCGACGTCCCCGGTCCCGTCAAGATAGCCGCCATCTCCGAACGCCAAGTCGACTCCTCCCTCGGCATATCGCTCCCCGGCGGAAAGCTCACCGTGATCGGAACATCCAATTTTATATCCAACCAACGGATACAAGCCTCCGGAAACCTGTACCTCATCCTCAACGCGATCAACTATTCAGTCGATCGTTACACGCGGCTCAACATTCCGCCGCGCCCCATCAAGAAGGTAAAGCTCGACCTCAGCCTCGAGCAGCTCCACCTCGCCCGCTACCTGATCTGGTTCGCTCCACCCGCCGTTCTCGGCTTGCTCGGCCTCCTCGTCTACATCTCCCGCAGAAACTAA
- a CDS encoding sodium:solute symporter family protein yields the protein MDLHALDLSLIALYLAAVLAFGVVMRRKARVSLESYFLGSRKVPWYLLGISNASSMFDIAGTMWLVSVVFIYGAKGAWLPWLWPTYNQVFLMVYLSQWVRRSGALTGADWMTTRFKNAVGLEMARMVLVVFALLSVVSFSAYAFKGLAGFASIFLPDTLEPTTYAFLLISISLLYATLGGIRSVIFTDIVQFALLIAISVVIGYYAMVFTSAESIAAVTPEGWGSVWFGRELDLDWSGLLPQLNDIIQLQGYELFFPFFMMMMFKGVLVSVAGPAPNFDMQRLLATRNPREAALMSSLVSLALFPRWILVTGIVVLGLVYYSSDLRLQDPAFDYELVLPHVVSEFVPIGLKGLIIVGFLAAFMSTFDSTINAGAAYLVNDVYKRYLRPNQSPESYVKLCYLASILVVALGVGISIFMDSINDIMGWIVGGLWGGYAAPNILKWHWWRFNGVGYFCGMLGGIASSVSLPELFPQYSFIQLFPAVFLISLVAAVVGSLCSRHEDMDTLCSFYRKVHPWGLWGPVIEEVRNRKPEIEANKDWPRHIFNIVVGIVWHFMLVITPLFLVIREFKSMWICVGIFLFTSCVLKRSWLDPLNREKDPS from the coding sequence ATGGATCTCCATGCCCTAGACCTGTCTCTGATCGCATTGTACCTGGCGGCGGTCCTGGCGTTCGGGGTGGTGATGCGCCGCAAGGCGAGGGTGAGCCTGGAGTCCTATTTCTTAGGGAGCCGCAAGGTGCCCTGGTACCTGCTGGGGATTTCCAACGCGTCCTCCATGTTCGATATCGCGGGCACCATGTGGTTGGTCTCGGTGGTCTTCATCTACGGGGCGAAAGGGGCGTGGTTGCCGTGGCTGTGGCCGACCTACAACCAGGTTTTCCTGATGGTCTATCTCTCGCAATGGGTGCGTCGCTCGGGCGCCTTGACGGGGGCGGACTGGATGACGACCCGTTTCAAGAACGCGGTGGGCCTGGAGATGGCTCGTATGGTCCTGGTGGTTTTCGCCCTGCTCAGCGTCGTGAGCTTCTCGGCTTACGCCTTCAAGGGCTTGGCGGGCTTCGCCTCGATTTTCTTGCCGGATACCTTGGAGCCCACGACCTATGCCTTTTTGTTGATAAGCATTTCCCTGCTTTACGCGACCTTGGGAGGGATTCGCAGCGTGATCTTCACCGATATCGTCCAGTTTGCCCTGCTCATCGCTATCTCGGTGGTGATCGGCTACTACGCGATGGTATTCACCTCGGCGGAATCGATCGCGGCGGTCACGCCGGAAGGGTGGGGCAGCGTTTGGTTCGGGCGGGAGTTGGACTTGGACTGGAGCGGCCTGCTGCCGCAGCTCAACGACATTATCCAGCTGCAAGGTTACGAGCTGTTCTTCCCGTTTTTCATGATGATGATGTTCAAGGGTGTGCTGGTGAGCGTAGCGGGGCCGGCCCCGAACTTCGACATGCAGCGATTGCTGGCGACCCGCAACCCGAGGGAAGCGGCCTTGATGAGCAGCTTGGTATCGCTGGCATTGTTTCCCCGCTGGATTCTCGTGACGGGAATCGTGGTGCTCGGTCTGGTTTACTACTCGAGCGACCTGAGGCTGCAGGACCCGGCCTTCGACTACGAACTGGTATTGCCGCACGTGGTGAGCGAGTTTGTGCCTATCGGCCTCAAGGGCTTGATCATCGTCGGCTTCTTGGCGGCCTTCATGTCCACTTTCGACTCCACGATCAACGCGGGAGCGGCCTACCTCGTAAACGACGTCTATAAGCGCTACTTGCGTCCGAACCAGTCGCCCGAGAGCTACGTGAAGCTCTGCTACCTCGCCTCCATCCTCGTGGTGGCTCTGGGAGTGGGCATCAGCATCTTCATGGACAGCATCAACGATATCATGGGCTGGATCGTAGGCGGCCTGTGGGGCGGCTATGCGGCGCCCAACATCTTGAAGTGGCATTGGTGGCGTTTCAACGGAGTGGGCTATTTTTGTGGCATGCTAGGCGGGATCGCGAGCTCGGTGAGCTTGCCGGAGCTCTTTCCGCAGTATTCCTTCATCCAGCTGTTTCCGGCAGTGTTCCTGATCTCCCTCGTTGCTGCGGTGGTCGGAAGCTTGTGCTCTCGTCACGAGGATATGGATACGCTTTGCTCCTTCTACCGTAAAGTGCACCCTTGGGGGCTTTGGGGCCCCGTCATCGAGGAGGTGCGCAATAGGAAGCCGGAGATCGAAGCCAACAAGGATTGGCCGCGGCACATCTTCAACATCGTGGTGGGCATCGTCTGGCACTTCATGTTGGTGATCACCCCGCTGTTCCTGGTGATACGGGAATTCAAGTCGATGTGGATCTGCGTGGGGATCTTCCTGTTCACCAGCTGCGTGCTGAAGCGCAGCTGGCTTGATCCCTTGAACCGGGAAAAAGACCCAAGCTGA
- a CDS encoding ABC transporter permease: MRHFLTLLRNEVWRLLISPSTYIAGFLFLLVMGFLFQWMLRIYTSDPQDETPSVLFFRIFFIPVFFMVPLLTMRSVAEERRSGTIETLLTTPVTIAEIVLSKFAASYLYYCSLWLITASFHIIFFAYAQRDTIIDPYPLIGGYAYIFLSGTLFLSLGIFASSLTKSQLVAGILGFTLVFGFIVIGSNIEDLSVLTGEQSLWVRQFSDHTDALQHMSDFSSGIIDTRAIVLYLSAALTFLFLSVLAIEYRDGTT; the protein is encoded by the coding sequence ATGCGCCACTTCCTGACACTTCTGCGCAACGAAGTCTGGCGGCTGCTCATCAGTCCCAGCACCTACATCGCCGGCTTCCTCTTTCTCCTCGTGATGGGATTCCTCTTCCAATGGATGCTGCGCATCTACACCTCCGACCCGCAGGACGAGACGCCCAGCGTGCTCTTCTTCCGCATCTTCTTCATTCCCGTCTTCTTCATGGTGCCCCTGCTCACCATGCGCTCCGTCGCCGAAGAGCGCCGCTCCGGCACCATCGAGACCCTGCTCACCACCCCCGTCACCATTGCGGAGATCGTGCTCTCCAAATTCGCCGCCAGCTACCTCTACTACTGTAGCCTGTGGCTCATAACCGCCTCCTTTCACATCATCTTCTTCGCATACGCACAACGCGATACCATCATCGACCCCTATCCGCTCATCGGCGGCTACGCCTACATCTTCCTCAGCGGGACCCTCTTCCTTTCGCTCGGCATCTTCGCCAGCTCCCTCACCAAAAGCCAACTGGTCGCCGGCATCCTCGGCTTCACCCTGGTCTTCGGTTTCATCGTGATCGGCAGCAATATTGAGGACCTCTCCGTCCTTACCGGGGAACAAAGCCTCTGGGTCCGCCAGTTCTCCGACCATACCGACGCCCTTCAGCACATGAGCGATTTCTCCTCTGGCATCATCGACACCCGCGCCATCGTGCTCTACCTCAGCGCCGCTCTCACTTTTCTCTTTCTCAGCGTACTCGCCATCGAATACCGCGACGGCACCACCTAA
- a CDS encoding ABC transporter ATP-binding protein translates to MTTPKHTIEVEQLHKRFGKIDAVDGISFKVEKGQIVGFLGPNGAGKSTTMRILTGFNRATSGVAKICGVSVAADPHFIKRRIGYMPENNPLPLDLRVREYLKYRAKVKEIPFGKRRRAIEQALESCDLTRAQDRIIGKLSKGFRQRVGIADAILANPDVIIMDEPTIGLDPHQVILIRDLIASLRGRMTVIISSHILPEIEMTCDQIIIINHGKIVGQGSPAQLRDTFIDHTTYEVEIAGTTKELETALATIASELQVERISERGEDGYATAEIQIKGKRDYGERLFKTLAAHPHLRTRSLRSKMAPLEDVFLAATRRSWEEVDSNLLEGPVPPAPQQPDQPQANQTPATPIPNEPAQPPSPETPKPEPK, encoded by the coding sequence TTGACCACTCCAAAGCACACCATCGAAGTCGAGCAACTGCACAAGCGCTTCGGCAAGATCGACGCCGTCGACGGCATCAGCTTCAAAGTTGAAAAAGGGCAAATCGTCGGATTTCTCGGCCCCAACGGAGCCGGCAAGTCCACCACCATGCGCATCCTCACCGGCTTTAACCGAGCCACCTCCGGAGTCGCCAAAATCTGCGGCGTATCCGTCGCCGCCGACCCCCATTTCATCAAGCGGCGCATCGGCTACATGCCGGAAAACAACCCGCTTCCACTCGACCTGCGGGTGCGCGAGTACCTCAAGTACCGAGCCAAGGTGAAGGAGATCCCCTTCGGCAAGCGCCGCCGGGCCATCGAGCAAGCACTCGAAAGCTGCGACCTCACTCGGGCCCAAGACCGCATCATCGGCAAGCTCTCCAAAGGCTTCCGCCAGCGCGTAGGCATCGCCGATGCCATCCTGGCCAACCCCGACGTCATCATCATGGACGAGCCCACGATCGGACTCGACCCCCACCAAGTCATCCTCATCCGCGACCTTATCGCCTCCTTGCGCGGACGCATGACCGTCATCATCTCCTCCCACATCCTGCCCGAGATCGAGATGACCTGCGACCAGATCATCATCATCAACCACGGCAAGATCGTAGGCCAAGGCTCCCCCGCCCAGCTCCGCGACACCTTCATCGACCACACCACCTACGAAGTGGAAATCGCCGGCACCACCAAGGAACTGGAAACCGCCCTCGCCACCATCGCATCCGAGCTGCAAGTCGAGCGCATCTCCGAGCGCGGCGAAGACGGCTACGCCACCGCGGAAATCCAAATCAAGGGCAAACGCGACTACGGCGAGCGCCTCTTCAAAACCCTCGCCGCGCACCCCCACCTGCGCACCCGCTCCCTCCGCAGCAAGATGGCCCCGCTGGAGGACGTCTTCCTCGCGGCCACCCGCCGCTCCTGGGAAGAAGTCGACTCCAATCTCCTTGAGGGACCGGTTCCACCCGCTCCGCAACAGCCCGATCAGCCCCAAGCCAATCAAACACCTGCCACTCCAATTCCCAACGAGCCCGCCCAGCCTCCATCCCCCGAAACCCCGAAACCGGAACCCAAATAA
- a CDS encoding NAD(P) transhydrogenase subunit alpha has product MRVFVPSETSESEKRVALIPESVKRLVGLGLEIVVESGAGAASYYLDDDYTAAGARISSDRAGEIAAADMVLRLSKPSMEEATAQKSGSWSVGFLDPFNEGELIGKLAESGVTAVSMEMIPRTTLAQKMDGLSSQANLAGYFAVLKAAERLNRILPMMMTPAGTISPARVFVIGVGVAGLQAIATAKRLGARVDAFDTRPVVEEQVKSLGAKFVKIDLGEVGQTDQGYAKELTEEQKEMQKAGMAKVCAQSDIVITTAKLFGRKAPMIVDERMLSGMKHGSVVVDLAVESGGNVEGSKLDEEVVTSNGVRILGIGKLECGVAAHASQMYSANLYNFIEHFWDAESKTIKSDLSDEILKGCVITQGGSIVHERFAK; this is encoded by the coding sequence ATGCGTGTATTCGTTCCCTCTGAAACCTCCGAATCGGAAAAGCGCGTCGCTCTCATTCCAGAATCTGTAAAGCGTCTCGTAGGCCTTGGTCTCGAGATCGTGGTGGAATCGGGAGCTGGCGCGGCCAGCTACTATCTCGACGATGACTACACTGCTGCGGGCGCTCGGATCTCGAGCGATCGGGCGGGTGAAATCGCGGCTGCCGACATGGTTTTGCGTTTGAGCAAGCCGAGTATGGAAGAAGCGACGGCCCAGAAAAGCGGGTCTTGGTCGGTCGGATTTCTAGATCCTTTCAATGAAGGCGAGTTGATCGGCAAGCTTGCCGAGAGCGGCGTGACGGCGGTCAGCATGGAGATGATCCCGCGCACGACTCTGGCCCAGAAGATGGACGGCCTGAGCTCGCAGGCGAACCTTGCCGGCTACTTTGCCGTCTTGAAGGCTGCGGAGCGGCTCAATCGGATTCTGCCGATGATGATGACGCCGGCCGGCACGATATCTCCGGCTCGGGTGTTTGTCATTGGTGTGGGAGTCGCTGGTTTGCAGGCGATCGCTACCGCCAAGCGTCTTGGGGCGCGAGTAGACGCCTTCGACACGCGTCCGGTGGTCGAAGAGCAGGTCAAGTCGCTCGGGGCCAAGTTCGTGAAGATCGATCTCGGCGAAGTGGGCCAGACCGATCAGGGTTATGCCAAGGAGCTGACCGAGGAGCAGAAGGAAATGCAAAAGGCGGGCATGGCCAAGGTTTGCGCCCAGTCCGATATCGTAATCACTACGGCGAAGCTTTTCGGTCGCAAGGCTCCCATGATTGTCGACGAGCGCATGCTCAGCGGCATGAAGCACGGTAGCGTGGTAGTGGACCTCGCCGTGGAGTCGGGTGGAAACGTGGAAGGCTCCAAGCTGGACGAGGAAGTGGTAACTTCCAATGGCGTTCGCATCCTTGGGATTGGCAAGCTCGAGTGCGGGGTCGCTGCCCATGCGAGCCAGATGTATTCGGCAAACCTATACAACTTCATCGAGCATTTCTGGGATGCTGAGTCGAAGACGATCAAGAGCGATCTCTCCGACGAAATCCTGAAAGGCTGCGTCATTACGCAGGGCGGTTCCATCGTCCACGAGCGATTCGCCAAATAA
- a CDS encoding NAD(P) transhydrogenase subunit alpha, giving the protein MDLVLLFFIFVLAAFLGLELISKVPSQLHTPLMSGSNAISGITVVGALLAIRSEAEGTIGMILGVAALVFATVNVVGGYAVTDRMLQMFKKKGK; this is encoded by the coding sequence ATGGATCTTGTACTACTATTTTTCATATTCGTGCTCGCGGCCTTTCTCGGCTTGGAGCTGATCAGCAAGGTGCCTTCGCAGTTGCACACGCCGTTGATGTCGGGATCGAACGCGATCTCGGGAATCACGGTGGTGGGCGCATTGCTCGCGATCCGTTCGGAAGCGGAAGGAACGATCGGCATGATCTTGGGAGTGGCCGCTCTCGTCTTCGCCACGGTGAACGTGGTTGGGGGGTATGCGGTTACCGATCGCATGCTGCAGATGTTCAAGAAGAAGGGGAAGTAA
- a CDS encoding glycine cleavage system protein R — protein MESPIVMSVIGPDRPGLVELIASTVKAAGGNWLESRMCNLGGQFAGILRVRAAEGRRDELLAAVSALEAKGLSLVIKDADAPAGGACHEVAIVEIVGNDRPGIVSQISTAFAKRGVNVEELSTECRSAPMTGEALFEAKARVCIPEDCDVADLRNDLELIAADLMVDVSFGSD, from the coding sequence ATGGAAAGCCCCATCGTCATGTCTGTAATCGGTCCGGATCGCCCGGGCTTGGTGGAACTGATCGCTTCGACCGTGAAGGCGGCCGGAGGCAACTGGCTCGAGAGCCGCATGTGCAATCTGGGCGGCCAGTTCGCCGGCATCTTGCGGGTCCGGGCGGCGGAAGGGCGTCGCGACGAGCTGCTGGCGGCAGTGTCCGCCTTGGAGGCGAAGGGATTGAGCTTGGTGATCAAGGATGCCGATGCTCCTGCGGGGGGCGCTTGCCATGAGGTGGCGATCGTGGAGATCGTGGGCAACGATCGTCCGGGCATCGTCAGCCAGATTTCCACGGCTTTCGCCAAGCGTGGCGTGAATGTGGAGGAGCTGAGCACCGAGTGCCGCAGCGCTCCGATGACGGGCGAAGCCCTTTTCGAGGCCAAGGCTCGAGTTTGTATCCCCGAGGACTGTGACGTGGCGGACTTGCGAAACGATTTAGAGCTTATAGCGGCGGACCTAATGGTCGATGTGAGCTTTGGATCCGATTGA
- a CDS encoding DUF4340 domain-containing protein: MRLKLTLTLLAILLGLLTYIFYIDNRTDSGEYEDQRSSVLGDLAVGIDYLSIQNNATGQNITLQQSNNRWMLREPYLWPANEFAVQRILTELRFLERISSFETNIVSNSGVSLPDYGLKPSQFAIMIGRGDKRSTLHIGKPTEIGNNLYILSTDQSHVHVVNRSLLDSISVNLDDLRSSRLFDIAVFEATSWNIQVREDGRNLRAWFARNGDSWVFETPIRARADSEAVNVLLNRCLSLEADSIVASNPTDLSPYGLQNPLYRIAIESDQDREVLEIGEKISPDSEFRYAKRESRPTVFQLRIEFLELLANSQTMLRERRIFEVDVTAATTVTIERRDELPLTLQKLEDGTWELVVRDENQGIQTMDGDANAITEILQWLDELKAVPDDGFVNDAPSAPDLESYGLEVPEYTITVTSNRLYGKAEPLPELRTETLLIGDRTPDDRHESFIKIASKDFVYSSYNDIFSQIDNDPLRYKNRNIISLPDSTRIQKITIERLSDRTIIAEQTIDPAAETPSPEAKLAAVVSQLTVHSFHPEGFTRTVEIAGRRRPWAYKLVATVGTEDTENAITQLIEIYVSETTGGPLLWGGISQTNQGFRFGTEFIDSFSDIVFDRVAREAPEQPFSTKPLPDGQSTGRPSSENQFEAATPVQPSETTE, from the coding sequence ATGCGCTTAAAACTTACGCTCACCCTGCTCGCCATCTTGCTCGGCTTGCTCACCTACATCTTCTACATCGACAACCGCACCGACAGCGGCGAGTACGAAGACCAACGCTCCAGCGTGCTAGGAGACCTCGCGGTCGGCATCGACTACCTCAGTATCCAAAATAACGCTACCGGACAAAACATCACTCTCCAGCAATCCAACAACCGTTGGATGCTTCGCGAACCCTACCTGTGGCCCGCCAACGAATTCGCCGTCCAACGTATCCTCACCGAACTCCGATTCCTCGAACGCATCTCCTCCTTCGAAACCAATATCGTCTCCAACTCTGGCGTCTCCCTGCCCGACTACGGACTCAAGCCCTCCCAGTTCGCCATCATGATTGGGCGCGGCGACAAGCGCTCCACCCTTCACATCGGCAAACCCACCGAGATCGGCAACAACCTCTACATCCTATCCACCGACCAGAGCCACGTCCACGTCGTCAACCGCTCGCTGCTCGACTCCATTTCCGTAAACCTAGACGACCTGCGCTCCTCCAGACTCTTCGACATCGCCGTCTTCGAGGCAACCTCCTGGAACATCCAAGTACGCGAAGACGGACGCAACCTGCGGGCCTGGTTCGCCCGCAATGGAGACAGCTGGGTATTCGAAACTCCCATACGGGCCCGAGCCGACTCCGAGGCGGTCAATGTGCTGCTGAACCGCTGCCTCAGCCTCGAGGCCGACTCCATCGTCGCTTCCAACCCCACTGACCTCTCTCCCTACGGCCTGCAAAATCCGCTCTACCGCATCGCCATCGAGTCCGACCAAGACCGAGAAGTACTTGAAATTGGCGAGAAAATTTCGCCCGACTCCGAGTTCCGCTACGCCAAGCGCGAAAGCCGCCCAACCGTCTTCCAGCTACGCATCGAATTCCTCGAACTGCTCGCCAACTCCCAAACCATGCTCCGCGAACGCCGTATCTTCGAAGTCGACGTCACCGCAGCCACCACCGTCACCATCGAGCGACGCGACGAGCTACCGCTCACCTTGCAAAAGCTCGAGGACGGCACCTGGGAACTCGTCGTGCGCGACGAAAACCAAGGCATCCAAACGATGGATGGCGACGCCAACGCCATCACCGAAATCCTTCAGTGGCTCGACGAACTAAAAGCCGTCCCTGACGACGGTTTCGTCAACGATGCCCCCTCCGCCCCTGACCTCGAATCCTACGGACTGGAGGTTCCAGAGTACACGATCACCGTCACTTCGAATCGATTGTACGGCAAAGCCGAGCCCCTGCCCGAGCTACGCACCGAAACCCTGCTCATTGGCGACCGCACTCCCGACGATCGCCACGAAAGCTTCATCAAGATCGCGAGCAAAGACTTCGTGTATTCCAGCTACAACGACATCTTCTCGCAGATCGACAACGACCCGCTGCGCTACAAGAACCGGAACATCATCTCTCTCCCGGACAGCACACGTATCCAAAAGATCACTATCGAACGACTATCAGACAGGACCATCATCGCCGAGCAAACCATCGATCCCGCCGCCGAAACACCCAGCCCTGAAGCGAAGCTCGCAGCCGTCGTCTCACAACTCACCGTACACAGCTTCCACCCAGAGGGATTCACTCGCACCGTTGAAATCGCCGGTCGCAGGCGCCCTTGGGCATACAAGCTCGTCGCCACCGTAGGGACTGAGGACACCGAAAACGCAATTACCCAACTGATCGAAATCTACGTCTCGGAAACCACCGGAGGACCGCTGCTCTGGGGAGGAATATCCCAGACGAACCAAGGATTCCGCTTCGGAACCGAATTCATCGACAGCTTCTCCGACATCGTCTTCGACCGCGTCGCTCGAGAAGCGCCCGAACAGCCCTTCAGCACCAAGCCCCTGCCTGACGGGCAATCCACCGGCCGCCCCTCTAGCGAAAACCAGTTCGAAGCCGCTACCCCCGTCCAGCCCAGCGAAACGACCGAGTAG